One Cricetulus griseus strain 17A/GY chromosome 5, alternate assembly CriGri-PICRH-1.0, whole genome shotgun sequence genomic window carries:
- the Exoc3l4 gene encoding exocyst complex component 3-like protein 4 codes for MPLSRTVTPGPERQSPKELGKSQTLPQATRKSNSMKEPRAHHGDTLKPGLSTLKRTFFRTSLPPLTLKPKEDPGLIRRSSRFLLRSLRRALDEGLAAGHPQVTAVPEKPSRVPDSVSRQASTGMGPEDLEPQTESKSVTDLITERQLVKAFEQLRYLETQLVADRTSRTFAQDPTDYARRAMDLCLHYDGMAAEIGAIVREALGSEGVDRDALAELAQVVHLEEEAHQAPQAEGDFLSTPRHWRQHWEDAVQRSAQERVQQAGDKVTPGAAAEGASDLAQLLAELGGVVRHDLQKVRLEMQPAYEATDFPVWETYLRAFHSAVAQRLQELARDARGCEQLYVLLDWAANVYGSPDFLGAPDLALPTEPLPPLLEPALWARLESDYTSFLETKITSCFDSILQLEQRRWEAGEDLEVLQGLYHTPLSIDVHMLVAEHVKAAGAISSELEATTLQICTRALCLFVPRFEKAFLASKAVSECYLGAYLNACVEMRTSLLARFPGTIKELEKPLVAATNSFQKHLLQIVQQDMQPLFKVLYTKSWLTQDTLHPLMDKVVDFAHHLEHVTPPLAQETLQEVHRFVVREYLGQVLRPHERFSGLDRVNGSHKMSLDAQAISSTFQGLGSEATWLDQAILCVAEILGETYKDDIRRHLETLIRSYPDIRRDHILAILALRRLGRRRNQNLLHHTQDLLRAAPEVRCSPHRVLFEEIVVPTSVDVLITCI; via the exons ATGCCATTGTCACGGACAGTGACTCCTGGGCCAGAGCGCCAAAGCCCCAAGGAGCTTGGGAAGTCACAGACCCTACCTCAGGCCACCCGGAAGTCCAACAGTATGAAAGAGCCAAGGGCACACCATGGGGACACCCTGAAACCCGGCCTGAGCACCCTGAAGCGGACCTTCTTCCGGACCAGCCTGCCACCTCTCACCCTCAAACCCAAGGAGGACCCAGGCCTAATCAGGAGGAGTTCCCGCTTCCTGTTACGGTCCCTGAGACGGGCCCTGGATGAAGGCCTAGCTGCTGGGCACCCTCAAGTCACTGCTGTGCCAGAGAAGCCTTCCAGGGTCCCAGACAGTGTCAGTCGGCAGGCATCGACGGGGATGGGGCCTGAGGACCTGGAACCCCAGACAG AAAGCAAATCCGTGACAGACCTCATCACTGAGCGGCAACTAGTGAAGGCCTTCGAACAGTTGCGGTACCTGGAGACGCAGCTGGTGGCAGACAGAACCTCACGCACCTTTGCGCAGGACCCCACCGACTATGCGCGGCGCGCTATGGACCTTTGCCTACATTACGATGGAATGGCCGCGGAGATCGGAGCCATTGTGCGCGAGGCGCTGGGTTCTGAAGGCGTGGATCGAGACGCTCTAGCCGAACTGGCCCAAGTGGTGCACTTGGAAGAGGAGGCCCATCAGGCCCCCCAAGCTGAGGGTGACTTCTTGAGTACGCCCCGCCACTGGCGTCAGCACTGGGAGGACGCCGTGCAGCGCAGCGCTCAGGAGCGCGTGCAGCAGGCAGGAGACAAAGTGACCCCCGGGGCTGCTGCGGAGGGTGCGTCCGACCTAGCCCAGCTTCTGGCTGAACTTGGTGGTGTGGTCCGCCACGACCTGCAGAAGGTGCGATTAGAGATGCAACCCGCTTACGAAGCCACCGACTTTCCAGTGTGGGAGACCTACTTGCGTGCCTTCCACAGCGCGGTGGCCCAGCGTCTGCAGGAGCTGGCGCGAGACGCCAGGGGCTGTGAGCAGCTCTATGTGCTGTTAGACTGGGCCGCCAATGTGTATGGCAG TCCTGACTTCCTGGGAGCTCCAGACTTGGCACTGCCCACCGAACCGCTGCCCCCGCTCCTAGAGCCTGCTCTGTGGGCACGACTGGAAAGTGACTACACTAGCTTCCTAGAG ACAAAGATCACAAGCTGTTTTGACAGCATCTTGCAGCTGGAGCAGAGGCGTTGGGAAGCCGGCGAGGACCTGGAAGTGCTGCAAGGCCTCTACCACACGCCCCTGTCCATAGACGTGCACATG CTCGTGGCTGAGCACGTGAAGGCGGCCGGCGCTATCTCCTCGGAGCTGGAGGCCACCACCCTGCAGATCTGCACGCGCGCGCTCTGCCTCTTTGTGCCCAG GTTTGAAAAGGCTTTTCTGGCGTCAAAGGCGGTGAGCGAGTGCTACCTGGGTGCCTACCTTAACGCCTGCGTGGAGATGAG AACCAGCCTTCTGGCCAGGTTCCCAGGAACCATAAAGGAACTGGAGAAACCCCTGGTGGCTGCCACCAACAGCTTCCAGAAGCACTTGCTACAGATTGTACAGCAAGACATGCAG CCACTATTCAAGGTGTTATATACCAAGAGCTGGCTCACACAGGACACACTCCATCCTCTCATGGACAAGGTGGTGGACTTTGCGCATCACCTTGAACATGTGACCCCACCACTGGCTCAG GAGACTCTGCAGGAGGTGCACCGATTTGTGGTCCGAGAGTACCTGGGGCAGGTGCTAAGGCCCCACGAGAGGTTCAGTGGCCTGGATCGTGTGAACGGCTCCCATAAGATGAGCCTGGATGCCCAGGCCATTAGCAGCACCTTCCAGGGCTTG GGCTCTGAAGCCACGTGGCTGGACCAAGCCATCCTGTGCGTGGCTGAGATCCTGGGCGAGACCTACAAAGACGACATCCGGCGGCACCTGGAGACTCTCATACGGAGCTACCCAGACATCAG GCGTGACCATATATTGGCCATTCTGGCACTGCGTAGACTCGGCCGCCGTAGGAACCAGAATCTGCTGCACCACACCCAAGACTTGCTGAGAGCAGCGCCCGAGGTCAGGTGCTCCCCACACCGTGTGCTCTTTGAAGAGATCGTAGTGCCCACCTCCGTGGATGTGCTCATCACCTGCATCTAG
- the Lbhd2 gene encoding LOW QUALITY PROTEIN: LBH domain-containing protein 2 (The sequence of the model RefSeq protein was modified relative to this genomic sequence to represent the inferred CDS: inserted 1 base in 1 codon) has protein sequence MTMFRQAVSFPLAPSIGSSMSTLQSESPVEGTGGPEGKLAMWREEAKDPAGKRPERKNAGFQAAVGVREKGPRLCQRLPSIVVEPTDVGTVESGELRWPPEGTQRGTPQIQAAAVTSSSPPGTLGKASDHDGMEGXSSGHQAFPGPVTDKGMAGSAL, from the exons ATGACCATGTTTAGGCAAGCTGTCAGCTTCCCTCTGGCG CCCAGCATCGGCAGCAGCATGAGCACCCTGCAGTCAGAGAGTCCTGTGGAAGGCACCGGAGGCCCGGAAGGGAAG CTTGCCATGTGGAGGGAGGAGGCCAAGGACCCAGCAGGGAAGCGCCCAGAAAGGAAGAATGCTGGGTTCCAG GCTGCAGTAGGAGTCCGGGAGAAGGGCCCTCGGCTCTGCCAGAGACTGCCCTCTATTGTGGTGGAACCCACTGACGTGGGTACTGTGGAAAGTGGGGAGCTGCGTTGGCCACCCGAGGGCACCCAGAGGGGAACCCCTCAGATCCAGGCTGCTGCTG ttACTTCCTCCAGTCCACCAGGAACGCTAGGGAAGGCATCGGATCACGATGGCATGGAGG TCAgctctgggcaccaggcattccCCGGTCCAGTAACAGATAAGGGTATGGCAGGCTCTGCTCTCTGA